From Alteromonas sp. BL110:
ACTGCTTACTTAGCTGCTCTAGTTCTTCAGACGCTAAACCTACTACACCGTCAATGTTTACTACTTGGTTTTCTTCGTAGAACTTCGCTAAATTACGTTCTGCAACATCTAGCTTTTGCTTCAAACCTTCTAAGCTTTCTGTAAGAAAAGACGTCGCTTTTGCTGTCATATCCAACTTAGCTTGAAGGTAGTTTTCGATGTACACGTCAGCAACAGCGTTGGCTAATTCAGCCGACAGTCGCGGAGATTCAGTAGTAACGGTAATACGCATTACTTGCGTGTTATCAACCATCTCTACTGACAATGCTCTCATTAATAACGACGTTGCTTTACGCTTTTTACCCGCTAAAATTTGCTCTTCGGTAAGCTCTTTTGGGTCTTCTTGCGGCAAAAATGGCAGTGCTTCCAAAAGCTTCGCTTTAAGCCCGTCTACCAGGCCTGGCTCTTCTTTGGCTGGCATAAACTCTTCATTATTCCATAATGACAAGCTTTCCACCGTACGCTCTGCAATTTGACGCGACTGTAATATTTCAAACTGAGTTTGCATGTAGTCTTTACGCTTGGTATCTAAGCCATAGACTTCTTCAATTGAAACAACATTTGCTTTGTCTGCTTCAACCAATATAGTGGTGGTAGAAGTATACATAGGCGTCATGCGCATTACCAAAAGCGCCACAAGTATTGTGAACGCAATTGCTAGCGAAATAATACGAAATGCGTAACGCTTTATAATTCCTAAATAGTGAGCAATGTCGATGGTTTCATTTTCAAACACACCGGCGTTTAACTCTTCCCTGCTATTTACTGCCATTTTTATTCCTGAACGCTACGTATAATTTAGAAGAAACGCTGATTAATGGTGATAATGTCACCAGGTTGGATCATGTCGCTAACCGTTACAGTGAACTCGTTAGTTCTGCCGTCTTTTTCGCGAATGATGGTAATTTTGTCTCGCGCTGCGCGTTCGGTATACCCGCCTGCTAACGCGGCCGCTTTGTTTACTGACAACCCTGGTTGATAAGCATAACCGCCAGGGCGCTTAACTTCGCCATCAATAAAGAACGGGCGATATTCCACGATAGCTACAGAAACAGATGGGTTAACAAGGTAGTCACCTAGTAAACCGTCGTATATAAGCTGCTCTACTTGTGCTGCAGTTAAACCTACAAGCTTTATTTCACCAAGAAATGGATAGTTGATAG
This genomic window contains:
- a CDS encoding polysaccharide biosynthesis/export family protein, whose product is MAQEGNLSMSQYQLGSGDRIQISVFGQEDLSMEVRLPDVGTINYPFLGEIKLVGLTAAQVEQLIYDGLLGDYLVNPSVSVAIVEYRPFFIDGEVKRPGGYAYQPGLSVNKAAALAGGYTERAARDKITIIREKDGRTNEFTVTVSDMIQPGDIITINQRFF